One genomic segment of Pleurodeles waltl isolate 20211129_DDA chromosome 11, aPleWal1.hap1.20221129, whole genome shotgun sequence includes these proteins:
- the LOC138266419 gene encoding uncharacterized protein produces MDFSDYFKSNEDSEEDFSYNLNNFIQSSVKKAVSASMDKISKQIQCTMSSCLSQSQKAHSAGESRKRKAPEASQSQSNDSSALMVGESNSHGIEDKVPQRPPSSEGNKNLGQKCKSKSKNVPKTQTIVIEDIKDTDDDADSNVSSSDIEDDNYSNFWIGPLPKKSKLTSSSQSHAPLLDSDGNLMFDPGLIHHPNSTEWVPSNHVAKYILAKLRLPLDKQVRSRLRAECPRPSLPLHITDTPAIDPSLLTFFSNFGKDPRKGVDRAWALCQDKVLDLVGPLSRIFDLAESARTNDESIDPEELSLDSESFLLVG; encoded by the coding sequence ATGGATTTCTCAGATTATTTCAAATCTAATGAAGATTCTGAAGAAGATTTCTCCTATAATTTAAATAACTTCATTCAATCCTCTGTtaaaaaagcagtttctgcttctatggaTAAAATTTCCAAACAAATTCAGTGCACTATGTCCTCATGTTTATCCCAATCACAaaaggcccattctgcgggggaaagcagaaagcgcaaagccccGGAGGCTTCTCAAAGTCAGTCCAACGACTCGTCTGCGCTTATGGTTGGTGAGTCAAACTCACACGGGATAGAGGACAAAGTCCCTCAAAGGCCTCCCAGTTCGGAGGGGAATAAaaatttgggtcaaaaatgtaaaagTAAGTCAAAAAATGTCCCCAAGACCCAAACAATTGTGATTGAGGATATTAAAGATACCGACGACGATGCTGACTCTAATGTCTCCTCGTCAGACATTGAGGACGATAACTACTCTAATTTTTGGATCGGACCTCTCCCTAAAAAATCAAAATTAACTTCATCTAGCCAATCCCATGCCCCCCTCTTAGATTCTGACGGCAACCTCATGTTTGACCCTGGGCTAATCCACCATCCTAATTCTACAGAATGGGTTCCCTCCAATCatgtagcaaaatatattttagctAAATTGCGACTTCCTCTAGACAAACAAGTTCGTTCAAGACTACGagctgaatgtcccagaccttctctcCCGTTACACATTACTGATACCCCTGCCATAGACCCGTCCCTCCTAACATTCTTCTCCAACTTTGGCAAAGACCCACGCAAAGGGGTGGACAGAGCATGGGCTCTATGTCAAGATAAAGTACTGGATCTGGTCGGACCATTATCCCGCATTTTTGATTTAGCTGAATCAGCTAGAACCAATGATGAGTCTATTGACCCAGAAGAACTCTCTCTGGATTCAGAGAGCTTTTTGCTTGTTGGGTAA